Proteins from one Pontibacter korlensis genomic window:
- a CDS encoding ATP-dependent zinc protease, which translates to MREEKLHKPKPEKLLIGRRELVSFPELDIEEIEAKVDTGAYTSAIHCSDIHEEVRPDGTKVICLDLLDPSHLQYNHKKLTFAEYNLREIKSSIGEKQERYVIRTRIKIFDEEIEAEFSLSDRSDMKYPVLIGRTLLKGRFIVDVAKKNLAHKYKIKQKQK; encoded by the coding sequence ATGAGAGAAGAAAAACTTCATAAACCTAAGCCTGAAAAGCTGCTGATCGGGCGGCGTGAATTGGTGTCCTTTCCTGAGCTGGATATAGAGGAGATCGAAGCCAAAGTAGACACTGGTGCCTATACCTCGGCCATTCATTGCTCCGATATACACGAGGAGGTACGGCCAGATGGCACCAAGGTGATTTGCCTGGACCTGCTGGACCCATCGCACCTACAATACAACCACAAAAAGCTGACTTTTGCCGAATACAACCTCCGCGAGATTAAAAGTTCGATAGGAGAGAAGCAGGAGCGCTATGTTATCCGTACCAGGATTAAGATTTTTGATGAGGAGATTGAGGCAGAGTTCTCCCTATCTGACCGCTCTGATATGAAGTACCCTGTACTTATCGGGCGAACGCTTCTAAAAGGACGTTTTATAGTGGATGTAGCCAAAAAGAACCTGGCGCACAAGTATAAGATCAAACAAAAACAGAAATAA
- the rimK gene encoding 30S ribosomal protein S6--L-glutamate ligase has protein sequence MKIAILSRNPKLYSTRRLVEAAEQRGHEAVVLDHLRCDLVIEQGDPHILYKGERLTDIDAVIPRIGASVTFYGTAVVRQFEMMKVKSAVDSQAIVRSRDKLRSLQILGRAGLGMPKTAFTNYSKETSELVKEVGGAPLVIKLLEGTQGLGVVLAETRKAAESVIEAFHNLKARIIVQEFISEAGGADIRAFVVNGEVVGAMKRQGKEGEFRSNLHRGGKAMLIKLSRQEKAAALLAAKSLGLGVAGVDMLQSKRGPLILEVNSSPGLEGIEKATQKDIASKIIEYVEGLAIKRSKKSVKE, from the coding sequence ATGAAAATAGCCATTCTCTCCCGCAACCCTAAATTGTACTCTACCCGCCGCTTGGTGGAGGCAGCAGAACAGCGGGGGCATGAGGCCGTTGTGCTCGATCACTTGCGTTGCGACCTGGTGATTGAACAGGGAGACCCACACATTCTGTACAAAGGGGAGCGCCTGACTGATATTGATGCCGTTATTCCGCGCATCGGAGCTTCGGTTACCTTCTATGGTACGGCAGTGGTACGGCAGTTCGAGATGATGAAGGTAAAGAGTGCCGTAGACTCGCAGGCTATTGTACGTTCACGAGATAAGCTGCGGTCTCTGCAGATACTGGGCCGTGCCGGACTGGGTATGCCGAAGACTGCCTTCACAAACTACTCTAAGGAAACGTCAGAACTAGTAAAAGAAGTAGGCGGCGCACCGCTTGTGATTAAGCTGTTAGAAGGCACACAGGGACTTGGTGTGGTGTTAGCCGAAACACGCAAAGCTGCTGAGTCGGTAATAGAAGCCTTCCATAACCTGAAGGCGCGTATTATTGTGCAGGAGTTTATTTCAGAGGCAGGAGGTGCCGATATTCGTGCATTTGTTGTGAACGGAGAGGTAGTAGGTGCCATGAAACGGCAAGGTAAAGAGGGCGAGTTCCGCTCAAACCTGCACCGTGGAGGTAAGGCTATGTTGATCAAGCTTAGCCGCCAAGAGAAAGCTGCCGCTCTGCTGGCGGCTAAATCGTTGGGGCTGGGAGTAGCTGGCGTAGACATGCTACAGTCGAAGCGTGGACCACTCATTCTGGAGGTAAACTCCTCTCCGGGACTGGAGGGCATTGAGAAGGCCACCCAAAAAGATATTGCCAGTAAAATTATAGAGTATGTAGAGGGGCTGGCTATAAAGCGCAGCAAAAAAAGCGTAAAGGAATAG
- a CDS encoding succinylglutamate desuccinylase/aspartoacylase family protein — translation MPETIVINGRSIDRGEKVLTKLVISKLPSGTVIEIPVYVFRSVHDGPVVLLMAGMHGDEVNGTEIIRRMLSKKMLYPLKGTIIAVPVLNIYGFLNFSREVPDGKDVNRSFPGNRDGSLASRVAHRFMKEVMPYVDYGLDFHTGGSSRANYPQIRCVLSEHKNEELAKAFAPPFIMNAPYRQGSLRKEAGKLGKPILVYETGESLRFDEKGIKIGIEGTCRVLHHLGMMTNFTDPSEPTEVCMKDIWLRAKNAGLWRTSIKIGEQVKKNQQVGSITDPYGEMEVRLNAPATGFVVGLNNMPVVNQGDALLHIAF, via the coding sequence ATGCCAGAGACTATAGTAATCAACGGTAGAAGTATAGACCGTGGCGAGAAGGTGCTCACCAAGCTTGTAATAAGCAAGCTGCCAAGCGGTACCGTGATTGAGATACCCGTTTATGTTTTCCGCTCTGTGCATGATGGCCCAGTGGTATTGCTGATGGCCGGCATGCATGGCGACGAAGTGAACGGAACAGAGATCATCCGGCGCATGCTGTCTAAAAAGATGCTCTACCCGCTGAAGGGTACCATCATTGCAGTGCCTGTACTTAATATCTATGGTTTCCTGAACTTTTCGCGGGAAGTGCCGGATGGCAAAGACGTAAACCGCAGCTTCCCGGGCAACCGCGATGGTTCACTTGCCAGCCGTGTGGCACATCGCTTCATGAAGGAAGTAATGCCATACGTAGACTACGGCCTGGACTTTCATACCGGTGGATCCAGCCGCGCCAATTATCCACAAATTCGTTGTGTGTTGAGCGAGCACAAAAATGAAGAGCTAGCCAAAGCCTTTGCCCCGCCTTTCATCATGAATGCTCCTTACCGCCAGGGCTCGTTGCGCAAAGAAGCGGGCAAATTGGGCAAGCCTATACTTGTTTATGAAACAGGGGAGAGCCTGCGTTTTGATGAAAAGGGAATAAAGATAGGCATAGAAGGTACTTGCCGTGTGCTGCACCACCTGGGGATGATGACGAATTTTACCGATCCGTCTGAGCCTACAGAAGTTTGTATGAAGGATATATGGCTGCGTGCCAAAAATGCTGGTCTTTGGCGCACCTCCATTAAAATAGGAGAGCAGGTGAAAAAGAACCAGCAAGTTGGCAGCATTACAGATCCGTATGGGGAAATGGAAGTACGCCTGAATGCCCCAGCGACTGGTTTTGTGGTAGGATTAAACAATATGCCGGTTGTAAATCAAGGCGATGCGTTGCTGCATATAGCGTTCTAG
- the sucD gene encoding succinate--CoA ligase subunit alpha, protein MSVLVNKDSKVIVQGFTGSEGSFHASQMIEYGTNVVGGVTPGKGGSNHLELPVFNTVEDAVKRTGADVSIIFVPPAFAADAIMEAAAAGIKVIVCITEGIPVKDMVAAKNYLQGKDVTLIGPNCPGVITPGEAKVGIMPGFVFKPGRIGIVSKSGTLTYEAADQIVKAGLGISTAIGIGGDPIIGTPTKDAVELLMNDPETDAIVMIGEIGGNYEAMASKYIRETGNKKPVVGFIAGQTAPPGRRMGHAGAIVGGAEDTAAAKMKIMRENGIHVVESPAEIGDAMVKALQEAGINA, encoded by the coding sequence ATGAGTGTTTTAGTAAATAAAGATTCGAAAGTGATTGTGCAGGGCTTCACAGGCTCGGAAGGTTCTTTCCACGCATCACAGATGATTGAGTACGGCACAAACGTAGTTGGTGGTGTTACTCCAGGCAAAGGTGGCTCTAACCACCTGGAGCTTCCGGTTTTCAACACAGTTGAGGATGCTGTTAAAAGAACTGGAGCCGATGTATCTATCATTTTCGTTCCGCCAGCTTTCGCCGCTGACGCTATTATGGAGGCTGCAGCAGCTGGTATCAAAGTTATTGTGTGCATTACAGAGGGTATCCCTGTAAAAGACATGGTGGCTGCTAAAAACTACCTGCAAGGTAAAGATGTAACCCTGATCGGCCCTAACTGCCCAGGTGTTATCACGCCAGGTGAGGCAAAAGTTGGTATCATGCCAGGTTTCGTGTTCAAGCCAGGTCGTATCGGTATCGTGTCTAAGTCTGGTACCCTAACGTATGAGGCTGCTGACCAAATCGTGAAGGCTGGTCTTGGTATCTCTACCGCTATCGGTATCGGTGGTGACCCAATCATTGGTACACCTACCAAAGATGCTGTTGAGCTTCTGATGAACGACCCAGAAACTGACGCGATCGTGATGATCGGTGAGATTGGCGGTAACTATGAGGCAATGGCTTCTAAGTATATTCGTGAGACAGGCAACAAGAAGCCTGTTGTTGGTTTCATCGCAGGCCAGACAGCCCCTCCAGGTCGCCGCATGGGCCACGCTGGTGCTATTGTTGGTGGCGCAGAGGATACTGCAGCTGCTAAAATGAAGATCATGCGCGAGAACGGCATCCACGTAGTAGAATCTCCTGCTGAGATTGGTGATGCTATGGTAAAAGCTTTGCAAGAGGCTGGTATCAACGCCTAA
- a CDS encoding PQQ-dependent sugar dehydrogenase gives MKRTLRLLCLGFALTTISVGCSSDNSTNDTAKTGPTETEQATDEDFSIGLPSGPIDESLQRIKLPEGFRIDYYAQDVENARSMAMSETGVLFVGTRSNDKVFAVVDENRDGKADEVVEIASGLNSPNGVAYHNGDLYVAEINRVLKFPNILQTFRDKAKFEVVNDQFPSDAHHGWKYIAFGPDDKLYVPVGAPCNICKSEKPIYATITRMNADGSGLEIYAEGVRNTVGFDWHPESKNLYFTDNGRDMLGDNMPPDELNRATEKGQHFGYPFCHAGEISDPEFGNQGNCNDFVAPVRKLSPHGASLGMKFYTGNMFPQEYKNQIFIAEHGSWNRSQKIGYRLMLASTDGSGNVTDYKPFAEGWLEGQDDWGRPVDVLVMRDGSLLVSDDKNNAIYRITYVK, from the coding sequence ATGAAAAGAACACTACGCCTGCTGTGTCTGGGATTTGCCCTGACTACTATCAGCGTGGGATGCAGCTCCGACAACTCTACAAACGACACTGCTAAAACAGGACCTACCGAAACAGAACAAGCCACAGATGAAGATTTCAGTATAGGTCTACCTTCCGGCCCTATTGACGAAAGTCTGCAGCGCATTAAACTGCCAGAGGGCTTCCGCATAGACTATTATGCGCAGGATGTAGAGAATGCCCGTTCTATGGCCATGAGCGAGACAGGCGTGTTGTTTGTGGGTACGCGCAGCAACGATAAGGTTTTTGCAGTTGTGGATGAGAACAGAGATGGCAAGGCAGACGAAGTTGTAGAAATTGCCTCAGGGCTAAACTCACCAAATGGTGTAGCTTACCACAACGGCGACCTGTATGTGGCAGAGATCAACCGTGTACTCAAGTTCCCGAACATTTTACAGACTTTCCGCGACAAGGCTAAGTTCGAGGTAGTAAACGACCAGTTCCCGAGCGACGCGCACCATGGCTGGAAGTATATTGCCTTCGGTCCGGATGATAAGCTTTACGTGCCGGTTGGTGCACCTTGTAATATCTGTAAATCAGAAAAGCCAATTTACGCTACCATCACGCGTATGAATGCAGACGGCTCTGGTCTTGAGATTTATGCGGAAGGGGTTAGAAACACCGTAGGTTTCGACTGGCATCCTGAGTCTAAGAACCTATACTTTACCGATAACGGCCGCGACATGCTAGGTGATAACATGCCGCCAGATGAACTGAACCGCGCTACTGAAAAGGGACAGCACTTTGGGTATCCGTTTTGCCATGCCGGAGAAATCTCAGATCCTGAGTTTGGCAACCAAGGTAACTGCAACGACTTTGTGGCTCCAGTGCGAAAGCTCAGCCCGCACGGTGCTTCCTTGGGTATGAAGTTTTATACAGGTAACATGTTCCCTCAGGAATACAAGAACCAGATTTTCATAGCGGAGCATGGCTCCTGGAACCGCTCTCAGAAAATCGGTTACCGCCTGATGCTGGCTTCTACAGACGGCAGCGGCAACGTAACCGATTATAAGCCGTTCGCCGAAGGCTGGCTAGAAGGGCAGGATGACTGGGGGCGCCCTGTTGATGTGCTGGTAATGCGCGACGGTTCTCTGTTGGTATCGGATGATAAGAACAACGCCATCTACCGTATTACTTATGTAAAGTAA
- a CDS encoding 4-hydroxy-3-methylbut-2-enyl diphosphate reductase, translating to MNVTIDKNSGYCFGVEFAIQMAEDEMETCEELYCLGDIVHNSMEVKRLYEKGLRIIDREQLKELRDCKVLIRAHGEPPETYKLALENNIELIDASCPVVLKLQNRVKHAFDAGKAGGAQVVIYGQVGHAEVIGLAGQTRDEAIIVTTEEDLEKIDFTRPVTLFSQTTKSTKGFYHIKALIEERLQQANQDSKAVPDFDANDSICRQVSNREPQLAKFSTEHDVIVFVSGKKSSNGKALYSVCKQHNPNSYFVENEEELQREWFAEVGSVGICGATSTPMWLMEQVAASITAFEAEQV from the coding sequence ATGAACGTAACCATAGATAAAAACTCCGGCTACTGTTTTGGTGTAGAGTTCGCCATACAAATGGCCGAGGACGAAATGGAAACATGCGAGGAGCTTTACTGCCTCGGTGACATTGTGCACAACAGTATGGAGGTGAAGCGCCTTTATGAGAAAGGACTTCGCATTATTGACAGGGAACAACTTAAAGAACTACGCGATTGCAAGGTGCTTATTCGTGCGCACGGCGAGCCGCCAGAAACCTATAAGCTTGCACTCGAAAATAATATTGAGCTGATCGATGCTTCCTGCCCGGTAGTGTTAAAGCTGCAAAACCGTGTAAAGCATGCGTTTGATGCAGGTAAAGCCGGTGGGGCACAGGTGGTAATTTATGGCCAGGTGGGACATGCCGAAGTTATTGGTCTGGCCGGCCAAACACGCGATGAGGCAATTATTGTTACCACGGAGGAAGACCTGGAGAAGATTGATTTCACGCGACCGGTGACACTCTTTAGCCAGACAACCAAAAGCACCAAGGGCTTCTACCACATCAAAGCATTGATAGAGGAGCGCCTGCAGCAGGCAAATCAGGATAGCAAAGCAGTGCCTGATTTTGATGCCAATGATAGCATTTGCCGCCAGGTATCGAACCGGGAGCCGCAGCTGGCAAAGTTCTCAACAGAACATGATGTAATTGTTTTCGTGAGCGGTAAGAAAAGCTCCAACGGAAAAGCGCTTTATAGCGTATGTAAGCAGCACAACCCCAACAGCTACTTTGTAGAAAACGAGGAGGAACTGCAGCGCGAGTGGTTTGCTGAAGTAGGTAGCGTGGGTATTTGTGGAGCTACCTCTACGCCTATGTGGCTGATGGAGCAGGTAGCTGCAAGTATAACCGCCTTCGAGGCAGAGCAAGTGTAA
- a CDS encoding alpha/beta fold hydrolase, with product MPYIIQDKSKLHYRVIGHGSRVMLAFHGYGQSSSYYLSMERALGADYTIYAFDLFFHGRSELHKRNMPLTKEFLSAFIEHFLEKQGISQFSLMAFSMGGKFALTLVEYMPQRIQELFLIAPDGIKTSFWYNIATYPGWLQQLFKHTVLRPEPFFRMLRMLHKYNLVHKSLLRFAHYQMDSMPKRLRVYRSWVGFRDLNFDIRKIVKQLNQHHVSVTMFLGEYDEVISPKRVAVFVDALEKGKLVLLKTGHSYLLQEVANLLHRKRSTGHY from the coding sequence GTGCCTTACATTATCCAGGATAAGTCGAAGCTGCACTACCGCGTTATTGGGCACGGGAGCCGTGTTATGCTCGCCTTCCATGGATATGGGCAGAGCAGTAGCTACTATTTATCGATGGAGAGGGCTTTAGGGGCAGATTACACGATATACGCTTTCGATTTGTTCTTCCATGGGCGCAGCGAGCTGCACAAGCGCAATATGCCGCTCACCAAAGAGTTTCTCTCAGCTTTTATAGAACACTTCTTGGAGAAGCAGGGCATAAGCCAATTTTCGCTGATGGCTTTTAGCATGGGCGGAAAGTTTGCACTTACGCTGGTGGAGTATATGCCACAGCGTATTCAGGAGTTGTTCCTTATTGCTCCGGACGGTATCAAGACAAGCTTTTGGTACAACATTGCCACATACCCCGGCTGGCTGCAGCAGCTCTTCAAGCACACAGTGTTAAGGCCTGAGCCGTTCTTCAGAATGCTCCGCATGTTACATAAGTATAACCTGGTGCACAAGAGCCTGCTCCGCTTTGCACACTACCAGATGGACAGCATGCCGAAACGCCTGCGGGTATACCGCAGTTGGGTAGGTTTTCGTGATCTGAATTTTGACATCCGTAAAATCGTAAAGCAACTGAACCAGCATCATGTTTCGGTTACCATGTTCTTGGGTGAGTATGACGAGGTGATTTCTCCTAAGCGGGTAGCCGTATTTGTGGATGCTCTGGAGAAAGGAAAGCTGGTGCTACTAAAAACCGGTCACTCATACTTGTTGCAGGAAGTAGCAAATCTGCTACACAGAAAGCGCTCTACAGGTCACTACTGA
- a CDS encoding DUF502 domain-containing protein, whose protein sequence is MKTLFRYFLNGLLIIAPIAITVFIVVGIIDWLNSIFDLGIPGLGILLMVILLTVVGFIGSSFFVRPFLVVMESLLHKVPLISIIYSSIKDLFDAFVGDNQKFNKPVMVKMTEDSENHKLGFVTQETLLQLNVEDKVAVYFPHSYNFSGELFLVPKRNVTYINLPSSEVMKFVVSGGVSKL, encoded by the coding sequence ATGAAAACCCTGTTTCGTTACTTTTTAAACGGCCTTCTTATCATCGCCCCTATTGCTATCACTGTGTTTATAGTGGTAGGAATCATTGACTGGTTGAACAGTATTTTTGATCTGGGTATACCTGGGCTAGGTATCCTGCTGATGGTGATTCTTTTAACAGTAGTCGGTTTTATAGGATCATCGTTCTTCGTAAGGCCATTTTTGGTGGTCATGGAAAGTCTGTTACACAAGGTGCCGCTCATCAGCATTATCTACTCAAGCATTAAAGATCTTTTTGATGCCTTTGTGGGCGACAATCAAAAGTTTAACAAGCCCGTGATGGTGAAGATGACGGAAGACTCAGAAAACCATAAACTGGGTTTTGTAACGCAGGAAACGCTACTTCAACTAAACGTGGAGGATAAGGTGGCAGTATACTTCCCGCACTCCTACAATTTTTCCGGAGAGCTGTTTTTAGTGCCCAAGCGCAATGTTACCTACATTAACCTGCCAAGCTCTGAGGTCATGAAATTTGTTGTGTCTGGCGGTGTGTCGAAACTGTGA
- the ade gene encoding adenine deaminase, which produces MHTDHTVSGHIIDIHNQEIYQGTVHVTNGRISKIVREATDSTNYILPGFVDAHVHVESSMLVPCEFARLAVPHGTVATVSDPHEIGNVLGIKGVEYMVDNGKKVPFKFYFGAPSCVPATPFETAGAEITAADIEKLFQRDEIKYLAEMMNWPGVLNRDPEVMEKVELAQKYDKAVDGHAPGLMGEQAKLYASAGITTDHECFTAEEALDKLAVGMKILIREGSAAKNFEALIPLLPEYYQHIMFCSDDKHPDNLVEGHINLLVKRALAKGHDLFHVLQAACVNPVEHYKLEVGLLREGDAADFILIDNPEAFNVLATYIDGELVAEKGHSNIAFTPSEEINNFDTDVKEAEQFKVPAADANKIRVIETYDGQLITKEVWATPRVGNGFILSDVAQDVLKITVVNRYQNTPPAVAFIKNVGLKEGAIASSVGHDSHNIIAVGVDDESIARAVNLIIGAKGGVAAVGVGKEQLLPLPVAGIMSAEDGYKVAEAYKAIDRMSKEMGSKLESPFMTLSFMALLVIPSLKLSDKGLFNGDTFQFVPVAEKV; this is translated from the coding sequence ATGCATACAGATCATACTGTTTCCGGGCATATCATTGATATACATAACCAGGAGATTTACCAGGGCACTGTTCATGTGACAAACGGCCGCATTTCTAAAATAGTTCGTGAAGCCACAGACAGCACCAACTACATTTTACCGGGTTTTGTAGATGCCCATGTGCACGTAGAAAGCTCTATGCTCGTACCTTGCGAGTTTGCCCGCCTTGCTGTTCCACATGGCACTGTAGCCACTGTGTCGGACCCCCACGAGATAGGCAACGTACTAGGAATCAAAGGAGTGGAGTACATGGTAGATAACGGCAAAAAGGTGCCTTTCAAGTTTTACTTTGGAGCTCCCTCCTGCGTTCCGGCCACACCTTTCGAAACGGCTGGCGCTGAGATAACGGCTGCAGATATTGAGAAATTATTTCAGAGGGACGAGATAAAATACCTTGCTGAGATGATGAACTGGCCTGGCGTACTCAATCGTGATCCTGAGGTAATGGAAAAGGTAGAGCTGGCCCAAAAGTATGACAAAGCTGTAGATGGCCATGCTCCGGGCTTGATGGGCGAACAGGCGAAGCTGTACGCTTCTGCCGGTATCACCACCGACCACGAGTGCTTTACCGCCGAAGAGGCGCTGGATAAGCTGGCAGTGGGAATGAAGATCCTGATACGAGAGGGCAGTGCAGCCAAGAACTTCGAGGCGCTAATTCCGCTGCTGCCTGAATACTACCAGCACATCATGTTCTGCTCTGACGATAAACACCCGGATAACCTGGTGGAGGGGCATATTAACCTGTTAGTCAAAAGGGCACTAGCCAAAGGTCATGATTTGTTCCACGTGCTACAGGCAGCTTGTGTTAACCCGGTAGAGCATTATAAGCTGGAAGTAGGCCTACTGCGCGAAGGCGATGCCGCAGACTTTATACTTATCGATAACCCCGAAGCATTTAATGTGCTGGCAACTTACATTGATGGGGAGCTGGTGGCAGAGAAAGGGCATTCTAACATTGCCTTCACTCCGAGCGAAGAGATCAACAACTTCGACACGGATGTAAAGGAGGCCGAGCAGTTCAAAGTACCTGCTGCGGATGCCAATAAAATACGCGTAATCGAGACGTACGACGGGCAGCTCATCACCAAAGAGGTATGGGCTACGCCCCGTGTGGGGAACGGTTTTATACTTTCGGATGTGGCGCAGGACGTGCTGAAGATAACTGTAGTAAATCGCTACCAAAATACTCCTCCGGCCGTAGCCTTTATCAAAAATGTAGGTTTAAAAGAAGGCGCGATTGCTTCTTCGGTAGGCCATGACTCGCACAACATTATTGCCGTGGGCGTGGATGATGAAAGTATAGCACGCGCTGTGAACCTGATCATCGGGGCCAAGGGCGGTGTGGCTGCCGTAGGAGTGGGTAAAGAGCAGTTGCTTCCGTTGCCAGTGGCAGGCATTATGTCTGCAGAGGATGGTTATAAGGTAGCAGAGGCATACAAAGCCATAGACCGTATGAGTAAAGAAATGGGCAGTAAGCTAGAGTCGCCGTTCATGACACTCTCCTTTATGGCACTGCTTGTTATCCCATCGCTTAAGCTCAGCGATAAAGGATTGTTTAATGGAGATACTTTCCAGTTTGTGCCTGTGGCAGAAAAAGTATAA
- a CDS encoding response regulator, giving the protein MMRKLSGILLIDDDDTTNFLNQRLLERMEVTNHIRTFVNGKQAFDYLYNVSNKNYETESSDYFQPELIFLDINMPVMDGFEMLDLYERLNNDFRKNIVMVVLTTSTHPQDTANSKRYNADYITKPLTAEKMNALLEKHFQEDQKEA; this is encoded by the coding sequence ATGATGAGAAAACTTTCAGGTATTCTGCTTATTGATGATGATGATACAACTAACTTTCTGAACCAGCGCTTGCTGGAGAGAATGGAGGTTACAAATCACATCCGTACTTTTGTAAATGGGAAACAGGCCTTCGACTACCTGTATAATGTTAGTAATAAGAACTACGAAACAGAGAGTAGCGACTATTTCCAGCCAGAGCTGATCTTTTTGGACATCAACATGCCTGTAATGGATGGCTTTGAGATGCTGGACCTGTATGAGCGCCTGAACAATGATTTCCGCAAGAACATTGTGATGGTGGTGCTTACAACCTCAACGCACCCACAGGATACAGCTAACTCCAAAAGATATAATGCGGACTACATTACCAAGCCGCTAACGGCTGAGAAAATGAATGCGCTCCTGGAAAAGCATTTTCAGGAAGACCAGAAAGAAGCTTAG
- the cmk gene encoding (d)CMP kinase, whose amino-acid sequence MKKIVIALDGYSSCGKSTTAKLVAAELGYAYIDTGAMYRAVTLYFLEHHISLTNPKEIKEALHNIDIEFHYNPKKKRNEIYLNGLNVEDEIRKMYISDKVSEVSVIAEVRRAMVSQQQKMGRKRGVVMDGRDIGTAVFPDAEVKIFMTADVDTRTKRRQDELLEKQQLVNYDEIKKNLLKRDLIDSTRAESPLRQAEDAHLLDTSHMTIDEQVEFVIERVTAELLRNEYAAQQQN is encoded by the coding sequence ATGAAAAAAATAGTGATCGCACTCGATGGTTATTCCTCATGCGGTAAAAGCACCACGGCTAAACTTGTAGCCGCAGAATTAGGCTATGCTTATATTGATACTGGAGCTATGTACCGGGCGGTTACATTATATTTTCTGGAACACCACATATCGCTTACTAACCCAAAGGAGATAAAGGAGGCGCTTCATAATATCGATATTGAGTTTCACTACAACCCGAAGAAAAAGCGTAACGAAATTTACCTGAATGGCCTGAATGTTGAAGATGAAATCCGTAAGATGTACATCTCGGATAAGGTTAGCGAGGTAAGTGTAATTGCAGAGGTAAGGCGGGCCATGGTTTCCCAGCAGCAGAAGATGGGCCGCAAGCGCGGTGTTGTAATGGATGGACGCGATATTGGTACAGCCGTTTTTCCTGATGCAGAGGTAAAGATATTCATGACTGCCGATGTAGATACCCGTACAAAGCGCCGCCAGGATGAGCTGTTGGAGAAGCAGCAGTTGGTTAATTATGATGAGATAAAGAAGAACCTGCTAAAGCGTGACCTGATAGACTCAACAAGAGCTGAAAGCCCATTGCGCCAGGCAGAGGACGCTCATCTTCTGGATACATCGCACATGACTATAGACGAGCAAGTTGAGTTTGTTATTGAACGTGTAACGGCCGAACTGCTCAGAAACGAATACGCAGCGCAACAACAGAACTGA
- a CDS encoding SAM-dependent methyltransferase — protein MAPQPLKQIFPKALHYDPEWVRRHSMGENVLFNLESLTKSLDLKPGMRVLDLGCGKAISSIFLAKEFGVTVYAVDEAVSASDNYQRICKEGCEEKVIPLEADARALPFAEEYFDAVVVVDSYTYFGTDEKYLPYIARFIKPEGHIAIVDVCFTQEVESLDQVPDFLQEDYQRYWYFIHTIDWWRKLWEKTGLLEIEAATELAEAALVRKHYVKDFEKSGDADPFAKALQLDEQNFISFFKLIGRRTKKTAYLQDYKEESKK, from the coding sequence ATGGCTCCACAACCACTCAAACAAATTTTCCCGAAAGCTTTGCATTATGACCCTGAATGGGTGCGCCGACACTCTATGGGCGAGAATGTGCTTTTCAATCTTGAGAGCCTAACAAAATCCCTTGACCTGAAGCCAGGGATGCGTGTGTTGGATCTTGGTTGTGGTAAAGCAATCAGTTCTATCTTTCTGGCAAAGGAGTTTGGTGTAACGGTATATGCTGTAGACGAGGCTGTATCTGCCAGCGATAATTACCAGCGCATTTGCAAGGAAGGCTGTGAAGAAAAAGTGATACCGCTTGAAGCCGATGCCCGCGCATTGCCTTTTGCCGAGGAATACTTTGATGCCGTGGTGGTAGTGGATTCTTATACTTACTTTGGCACCGACGAAAAGTACCTGCCTTACATTGCCCGGTTCATCAAACCAGAGGGTCACATTGCTATAGTAGATGTGTGCTTTACCCAAGAGGTGGAGTCGCTGGATCAAGTACCCGATTTTCTTCAGGAGGATTACCAGAGGTACTGGTACTTTATACATACAATAGACTGGTGGCGCAAGCTATGGGAGAAAACTGGGCTGTTAGAAATTGAGGCTGCCACAGAGCTTGCAGAGGCTGCCCTGGTACGGAAACACTATGTAAAGGACTTCGAAAAGTCTGGCGATGCTGATCCGTTTGCCAAAGCACTACAGCTTGATGAGCAGAACTTTATCTCTTTCTTTAAGTTGATCGGCCGCCGAACCAAGAAAACGGCTTACCTACAGGACTACAAAGAGGAGAGTAAAAAATAG